The nucleotide window AAATAACTAATGGGATGGAAGAGCGCTTATTTGGTCGAAATTTAATTGTAGATGCCAAAACAGATGTAATGCCAGATTTAGCATCTATAGAAAACAAAGCTGAAATGATTGTTATTGGGAAGAAGGTTGTTCAAGAAAATCCTACTGTTATTTATAATCAAGAGGACCGTATTGATGTTGCATATACTTTGTCTAATTTTTTAGTCCAAAAAGTTATAAGTGGTGATGAGGTGCAAAGTGGTATGGAAATAACAATTTTAGAAAACGAGGCATACAATAAACGCGAAGATATTACATATCATATCGCAGGCTATGAGTTAATGAAGGAAGATAATGAATACTTATTATTCTTAAGAAAATCAACAACAGATCCATACTATATAATTATAGGAAATAATTATGGAAAAGTGCCTTTGCAAAATGAAACGAGTGCCTTGCGAGAGGCTGTACAAAAGGCAAATACAAGCTATGCTACAGAAAAATTATCCGAATGGGCACGCGAGGATAAAGTTAAACAGCAGGCACTTGAAAAATACGCTTCCTATTTGGATTGAAGCTAAATAGCTTTTTTGTAATTAGCTCTTTACTTAAACATTAAGGGATTTATAAAAAATAAAATGATGAATGCACAATTATTTTAAAAAGAAGCGTCCATTTATTCGCAACATTTTGTATTAATTTTCGTTCTAAATTAATATTATAAAAAGCATAGTAAATCATATTATGCTAAAATGAGAGAGTAAAAATTGATTAGAAAGTGAGTATATGGATGGCGATTATTCAAGGCTTGATTGATTTTATTTTACACATTGACCAGCATTTACAGGAAATTATTCAGCAATTTGGAGGCTGGTCATACGCAATTTTGTTTGCGATTGTATTTGTAGAAACAGGCGTCGTCATTATGCCGTTTTTACCAGGAGATTCCTTACTATTTGCAGCAGGTACATTTGCAGCGTTAGGCTCCTTTAATTTACCATTGTTAATGGCGGTCTTTATTACAGCTGCAATTATTGGAGATACGGTAAATTACCATATCGGACGAGCTGTTGGCTTATCAATCCCACCTGATAGCTTTTTAGGTAGGGTTATTAATAAAGAGCGCATGGATGCGGCACAGCGATTTTTCAATAAGCATGGCGGAAAGACAATCGTCATTGCGCGCTTTATGCCATTTATTCGGACGTTTATTCCGTTTGTGGCAGGAGCTAGCCGTATGAACTATAAATACTTTATTATGTATAATGTTATTGGAGCATTTGCTTGGGTATTGATTTGTACGATGCTTGGCTACTTCTTTGGCAATATCCCTATTATTAAAGAAAACTTCTCCACAGTATTGTTATTAATTATTTTTATTTCTGTTATACCAGCGGTTATTAGTGCGTTAAATGGGAGACGAAAAAATAAATAAGCGAGGTTATGGAAAATGACAAAAATGAATGTAGAAAGCTTTAATTTAGACCATACGAAAGTAGCTGCACCATATGTACGTTTAGCTGGATTAAAGGAAGGGCAGCACGGAGATGTTGTACATAAGTATGATATTCGCTTTAAGCAACCAAATAAAGAGTATATGAAAATGGATGCCCTTCATTCGATTGAGCATTTAATGGCTGAAAATATCCGTAACCATTCAGACCATGTTGTTGACCTTAGTCCAATGGGCTGTCAAACAGGCTTCTATTTATCTGTTATTAACCATGATAATTATGATGAAATTTTAACTATTTTAGAAAAAACGTTGCAGGATGTTGTCAATGCAACAGAGGTGCCAGCATGTAACGAAGTGCAATGTGGCTGGGCTGCGAATCACAGCTTAGAGGGAGCACAGCAATTAGCGCGTGAAATGCTTGCAAAGCGTGCGGAGTGGGCAACGATTTTTGCCGAATAAAAAGCGAGGAAGTGCAAAATGCACTTCCTCATTTTTATTTCCCTTTAAATTGCGGTGTCCGTTTTTCAACGAAGGCATTTAATGCTTCTATGCGGTCTTCAGTCGGTAAAGTGATTTCATATGCTTTACGCTCAATCTGTAAGCCTGTTTGCAAATCAACCTTCATTCCTTGTTTGATAGCAAATTTTGCTTGCTGTAAAGCGATTGGCGCATTTTGCAAAATTGTATTGGCAAAGCTCTCTGTAGCTTGCATTAAATGCTCTTGTTCAACTAGCTGTGTAAATAACCCACAAGCTAACGCTTCCTCCCCTGCAACTTTTTTCGCTGTTAAAATAAATTCCAATGCTTTTGCTTCACCAATTAAGCGAGGCAAGCGCTGTGTGCCGCCAGCACCAGGAATAATGCCGAGCTTCGTTTCTGTTAAGCCAACAACTGCATTTTTGGCAGCAATGCGAAAATCACAGGCAAGAGCAAGCTCAAGGCCACCGCCAAAAGCGTAGCCATTCAGCGCACAAATGGTTGGCTGTGGCAATGCTTCGATAGCATTGAATACTTCAGCAAATTTATTTAAATTTCGTTTCACTAAAGGCTCTGGTAATGTTTGGCGCTCCTTTAAATCAGCGCCGACAGAAAAGGCTTTATCGCCTGCACCTGTAATGATAACAAGTCGAATATCAGGGTGTATACGAATGGATTCTACAATTGCTTGCAGCTCACATAGCATTTCAAAATTAAAGGCATTTAAAACATCAGGTCGATTTAGTTTTACATAGGCGATAGATTGCTGTTGCTCATATTCAATGATGTTCATAAATAACTTACTCCCCCTTAAACGTATATAGTATTATATTACATGTCTCGAAATATATAGGCAATTATAATTGAACAATGCATTAAAGATAAGTATGCTATAATTAAGTGATTTTAAAGCATAAAGCATGAAAACAACTAAAGATTTTGCTGAAATATAGCAGTGAATTTGCTATTATTTGTACGTTGGCAAAATTAATAAATAATATGTTAAAAGAATGCTATTTTAGCTTTCTTTATAAAATAAACGTAATAACAAGAATGAAAAAATTATGAAGATACATAAAGTGAGGAGTTAGTGTGGAAGTTTTTATTGGTAGACAGCCGATTTTTGATGAAAAAGAACAAATTGTCTCTTATGAATTGTTATATCGAAGTAAAAATATGAATGCTTTTCCTTTAGAGGGCGTAGGAGCAGATGCTGCAACAATTGATGTTATTATCAACTCATTTTTAGCAATTGGTATAGATAAAGCAACAGGTGGTGCACCAGCCTTTATTAATTTTACTGAAAAGCTATTGTTTAGCCCATTAGTCGATTATGTGAACCCACAAGAAGTAGTTATCGAAATTTTAGAAGATGTCAGCATAACACATGGTCTTATAGAACGTGTAAAGGAGTTAAAGAAAAAAGGCTTTAAACTAGCGCTTGATGACTTTGTATTGAATGATGAAGTAACGGTGTATGATGAATTGTTTCATTATATAGACTATATTAAAGTCGATTTTTTAATTACTCCTTTATTAAAACGTATGGAAATTGAAAATAAAGTAAAATCGAAATTTCCACATATTCAACTCTTGGCAGAAAAAGTAGAGACACGAGAGCAATATGAAGTTGCGATACATTCGGGCTATGTATTGTTTCAAGGGTATTTTTTTGAGAAGCCACAAATTATGAGAGCGATTGATATACCTGCGAATATTATTAATTACTTCCAAATTATTTCGATTTTAAAGGATGAGGAGCCCGATATAAATATATTAGCAAAAAATATTGAACGGGAAATATCGATTTCTTATAAGCTTTTACAGCTCATTAATAGCTCAAAAAATCGCAAAAAATCTAAAATACGTTCAATTAAGCAAGCGATTGTTTTGCTAGGGCTAACGGAGCTACGTAAGCTTGTGTATTTACTTGCAATGCGCGAATTAAATACTCATGAGCAAACAGATACGTTTAATGAGCTAGTTGTAGCGTCATTGTTTAGAGCGAAAGCATGTGAAAAAGTAGCGAAGCTAAATTATAAAAAGAATTTTTCTGAGTATTTTTTAATTGGTCTATTATCGTTAATTGATGCCTTATTAAAGCGACCGATGCATTTAATTTTAAGAAAGATGCCGCTATCAGAGGAAATCGTGCAAACGATTAACGGTGTAGAAACAGAAATGACACCCTATTTACAATTTAGTGAAGCATTGTACAAATTAGATTGGGACAAGCTGACAGAATTATCACAGCAACTAGGCTTGAACCAAGAAAAGGTATTCCAAATTTATGATGAAACAGAGCAATGGGCAAGAGAGGTTATTAGCTAGTAGCTCATGCTATAAATAAAAATTGAATAAAGAAAGAGGAAGTCGTGTGAACAGTAGTGAGCAGTTAACAATGAAAGATACAGTTAGCGAGTATTTATTTGTTATTGTAGGAGCTGCGATAATTGCAGTTGGGTTTAATGTTTTTTTATTACCGAACCAAGTAGCCTCTGGTGGCGTAAGTGGAATTAGTACCATTTTAAATGGCTTATTTGGTTGGAATGCAGGAATTATTCAATATGCATTTAATATTCCTTTATTTATTGCAGGTGTTTTAGTTTTAGGTAAGAAATTCGGTGTAAAATCCTTTATTGGTACAATTACATTGCCTGCATTCGTTATATTGACGAGCGGCTGGGAGCCATGGACTTTAAATCCACTACTTGGTGCCATTTTTGGTGGGATTGTTGTTGGTTCAGGACTAGGCATTGTTTTCAAAGGTAAAGCTTCAACAGGCGGTACCGATTTATTAGCGCAAATTATTACAAAATTCACAGGGCTTACTCTAGGTACAAGCGTTTTGATGATTGATGGTATTATTGCTGTGAGTGCTGCATTAGTATTTGATTTAGAAAAAGGCTTGTATGCGATTATCGGCTTATATGTGACGACAAAAACGATTGATATTATTCAGCTTGGCTTTAGCCAATCGAAAATGGCGTATATTATTACAAACATGGAAGAGGAAATGCGTGAAGCTATTTACAGAGAAGTGAATCGCGGTGTAACGAAGCTTCCTGCCTTCGGTGGTTACACTGGAGAAGAAAAAACATTTCTTATGGTTGTTGTTTATCAAACTGAATTCACGAAATTGAAACAAGTTGTGAAGATGGTGGACCCAACAGCATTCGTTGTTGTTTCAGATGCCTATGAGGTGCTAGGAGAAGGTTTCAAACGTGTCTAACTTTGCTATACTGAAATGGATTGGAGGGGTTGAAATGAAAAAATTATTATTAACAGCTACATTTAGCTCAGCTTTATTTTTAGCTGCATGTGGTGGCGCTGAGGAAGAAAGCGGTAATGCAACACCGCAGCCAGAAGGTGAGAAAATTGTGATGCAAACCTGTGCCAGCTGTCACGGCGGTCAATTGCAAGGTATGCGTAAAACACCTGCATTAAATGATGTTGGTGCACGTTTATCGGAGGAAGAAATTTTAAATGTCATTTTAAATGGTACATCAAATGGTATGCCTGGTGGTTTAATTAAAGGTGAAGATGCTGAAAAAGCAGCGGCATGGTTAGCAGAACAAAAATAATGGGGAGGGGACGTCTGAATTTCTAGGCGCCCCTTTTGTTGGTTTATAAAGGATACATTTTCCGTAAAAATGACTGGAACATGTTACAATAAGGAAAGACTATAAAGGATCGAGAGGTTGTGCCAATGGTTCAAGTTACAACAAGAGATGTAATGGAGAAATTTAATTTACAAATCGTGAGTGGTCATGAAGGGATTGGGCGCGCTATTACAACAAGTGATATCTCAAGACCCGGGCTTGAGATGGCTGGTTACTTTACACATTACCCAGCAAATCGTGTCCAGCTACTTGGAAAGACAGAGCTCTCCTTTTTTGAAATGCTTCCAGAAAATGTGAGAGTTGAACGTATGTGCTTGCTATGTGCACGCAATACACCAGCAATTATTCTTTCAAGAAGTATGGAAGTACCAAAGGAATTAATTGATGCATCGAATAAAAATCATGTTCCTGTTTTAGTTTCAAAGCAAACGACAACTCATTTTTCGAGCCGCTTAACAAATTATTTAGAAAGTGAGCTGGCACCAACTACAGCTATTCATGGGGTACTTGTAGATATTTATGGAATCGGGGTACTCATTCTTGGGAAAAGCGGTGTAGGGAAAAGTGAAACAGCATTAGAGCTTGTCAAAAAAGGACATCGCCTTGTAGCAGATGACTCTGTAGAAATTCGTCAAGAATCAGAAAATATGATTATCGGTAGCCCACCCCCATTGTTGGAACATTTATTGGAAATTCGTGGAATCGGTATTATTAATATTATGACATTATTTGGTGCAAGTGCTATTCGACCATATAAAAGAATTACACTTGTTGTAGAGCTAGAAAACTGGGATCCAAATAAATCATATGATCGTCTAGGGCTTGATGAGGAAAAAATGAAAATTATTGATACGGAGCTAACAAAGCTAACAATTCCTGTTCAGCCTGGACGTAACGTATCTGTTATTATTGAAGTAGCTGCGATGAATTATCGTCTAAAAAGAATGGGCGTTAATGCAGCAGAGGAATTTTCCCGTAGGCTAGATGCAGTTATCGCATCAAATGGGGAAATGAATGACTTTAATTAAAGAAGGAGCAAAATGATGGACTTTATTATGATGAAAATCAATCCTGTAGCATTCTCCATTGGACCTATTGATGTGCGATGGTATGGTATTTTAATTGCTTCAGGTATCGTACTAGCTTACTTTTTAGCACAGCGTGAGGCGGTGCGCTTAGGTATTCACCAAGATTTTATCGCGGACATGCTCATTTGGGCTGTGCCAATTGCAATACTAAGTGCACGTGTTTATTATGTAGCAATGGAATGGGGGGCTTATAAAGACAATCCACTTCGAGCAATTGAAATATGGAATGGTGGAATTGCAATTCATGGCGCATTAATTGGTGCATTTATTACAGCTTATATCTTTACAAAAAGGCGAAATGTCAGCTTCCTGCGTATTGCAGATATCGCAGCACCGAGCATTTTAGTAGGACAAATAATTGGACGCTGGGGCAACTTCATTAATCAAGAGGCACATGGTGGGGAAGTATCGCGTAGCTTTTTGGAAAGTCTCCATTTACCTAATTGGTTGATTGAGCAAATGTATATCGAAAATTTAGGGTCATATGTACACCCAACATTTTTATATGAATCATTATGGAATGTCGTAGGCTTTATTATTTTAATCATTGCACGTAAATTCAATTGGCGTCGTGGGGAAATGTTTTTCTTCTATCTTATTTGGTATTCAATTGGACGCTTCTATATCGAATCACTACGAACAGATAGCCTGTATTTAATTGGTGATTTACGTTCAGCACAAGTCGTGTCGATACTTGGTATTGTCATTGGTTTAGCTTGTATTATTTATCGTCGAATTACTGTAAAGCCTGCTGTACGCTATTTAGACAAATAAAGGGTGAATTATAATGGTAAAAGCGTTATTATTTGATTTTGATGGAACATTGTTAGATACAAATGAGTTAATTATCCAAACATTTATGCATGTATTAGAAGAAAAATTTCCTGGGCAATATTCGCCAAAAGATTGCATAAAATTTATTGGTCCTTCATTAAGACAATCTTTTACTGAAATAGCTCCAGATATGGTAGATGAACTAGTAGCAAGCTACCGCAAATGGAATATTGAACATCATGATGAGCTTGTGACACAATATGATGGGGTTGTTTCGACATTACAACAATTGCATGCACAAGGTATAAGGTTAGCGATTGTTTCGACAAAACGTGTGGATATGATTGAACGCGGTTTAAAGGTGCTAGGTGTTGGTCATTTATTTGAGCATATTATTGGCTTTGATAGTGTACAACATGTCAAGCCACATCCTGAGCCAATTTTATTAGCATTAGAAAAGCTCCAAGTAGCAAAAGAAGATGTCATTATGATTGGGGATAATTCGCATGATATTGAGGCAGGGCATAATGCAGGAGTGAAAACGGCAGGTGTTGCATGGACTTTTAAAGGTGAAGATTACTTAAAGCAATTTTCGCCGACATATATGCTTGACAATATGACCGATTTATTAACAATTGTGAAAGGATAAGCCTATGAGAAGAACAGAGCGTTACAAAGTGGAAGGGGCAAATTCACTTTGGCATGTTTATCAAACGGTATCTTT belongs to Lysinibacillus louembei and includes:
- a CDS encoding enoyl-CoA hydratase-related protein, with the translated sequence MNIIEYEQQQSIAYVKLNRPDVLNAFNFEMLCELQAIVESIRIHPDIRLVIITGAGDKAFSVGADLKERQTLPEPLVKRNLNKFAEVFNAIEALPQPTICALNGYAFGGGLELALACDFRIAAKNAVVGLTETKLGIIPGAGGTQRLPRLIGEAKALEFILTAKKVAGEEALACGLFTQLVEQEHLMQATESFANTILQNAPIALQQAKFAIKQGMKVDLQTGLQIERKAYEITLPTEDRIEALNAFVEKRTPQFKGK
- a CDS encoding DedA family protein, translating into MAIIQGLIDFILHIDQHLQEIIQQFGGWSYAILFAIVFVETGVVIMPFLPGDSLLFAAGTFAALGSFNLPLLMAVFITAAIIGDTVNYHIGRAVGLSIPPDSFLGRVINKERMDAAQRFFNKHGGKTIVIARFMPFIRTFIPFVAGASRMNYKYFIMYNVIGAFAWVLICTMLGYFFGNIPIIKENFSTVLLLIIFISVIPAVISALNGRRKNK
- a CDS encoding YitT family protein, coding for MKDTVSEYLFVIVGAAIIAVGFNVFLLPNQVASGGVSGISTILNGLFGWNAGIIQYAFNIPLFIAGVLVLGKKFGVKSFIGTITLPAFVILTSGWEPWTLNPLLGAIFGGIVVGSGLGIVFKGKASTGGTDLLAQIITKFTGLTLGTSVLMIDGIIAVSAALVFDLEKGLYAIIGLYVTTKTIDIIQLGFSQSKMAYIITNMEEEMREAIYREVNRGVTKLPAFGGYTGEEKTFLMVVVYQTEFTKLKQVVKMVDPTAFVVVSDAYEVLGEGFKRV
- a CDS encoding S-ribosylhomocysteine lyase → MTKMNVESFNLDHTKVAAPYVRLAGLKEGQHGDVVHKYDIRFKQPNKEYMKMDALHSIEHLMAENIRNHSDHVVDLSPMGCQTGFYLSVINHDNYDEILTILEKTLQDVVNATEVPACNEVQCGWAANHSLEGAQQLAREMLAKRAEWATIFAE
- the ppaX gene encoding pyrophosphatase PpaX; the encoded protein is MMVKALLFDFDGTLLDTNELIIQTFMHVLEEKFPGQYSPKDCIKFIGPSLRQSFTEIAPDMVDELVASYRKWNIEHHDELVTQYDGVVSTLQQLHAQGIRLAIVSTKRVDMIERGLKVLGVGHLFEHIIGFDSVQHVKPHPEPILLALEKLQVAKEDVIMIGDNSHDIEAGHNAGVKTAGVAWTFKGEDYLKQFSPTYMLDNMTDLLTIVKG
- the hprK gene encoding HPr(Ser) kinase/phosphatase gives rise to the protein MVQVTTRDVMEKFNLQIVSGHEGIGRAITTSDISRPGLEMAGYFTHYPANRVQLLGKTELSFFEMLPENVRVERMCLLCARNTPAIILSRSMEVPKELIDASNKNHVPVLVSKQTTTHFSSRLTNYLESELAPTTAIHGVLVDIYGIGVLILGKSGVGKSETALELVKKGHRLVADDSVEIRQESENMIIGSPPPLLEHLLEIRGIGIINIMTLFGASAIRPYKRITLVVELENWDPNKSYDRLGLDEEKMKIIDTELTKLTIPVQPGRNVSVIIEVAAMNYRLKRMGVNAAEEFSRRLDAVIASNGEMNDFN
- the lgt gene encoding prolipoprotein diacylglyceryl transferase, whose amino-acid sequence is MDFIMMKINPVAFSIGPIDVRWYGILIASGIVLAYFLAQREAVRLGIHQDFIADMLIWAVPIAILSARVYYVAMEWGAYKDNPLRAIEIWNGGIAIHGALIGAFITAYIFTKRRNVSFLRIADIAAPSILVGQIIGRWGNFINQEAHGGEVSRSFLESLHLPNWLIEQMYIENLGSYVHPTFLYESLWNVVGFIILIIARKFNWRRGEMFFFYLIWYSIGRFYIESLRTDSLYLIGDLRSAQVVSILGIVIGLACIIYRRITVKPAVRYLDK
- a CDS encoding EAL and HDOD domain-containing protein; translated protein: MEVFIGRQPIFDEKEQIVSYELLYRSKNMNAFPLEGVGADAATIDVIINSFLAIGIDKATGGAPAFINFTEKLLFSPLVDYVNPQEVVIEILEDVSITHGLIERVKELKKKGFKLALDDFVLNDEVTVYDELFHYIDYIKVDFLITPLLKRMEIENKVKSKFPHIQLLAEKVETREQYEVAIHSGYVLFQGYFFEKPQIMRAIDIPANIINYFQIISILKDEEPDINILAKNIEREISISYKLLQLINSSKNRKKSKIRSIKQAIVLLGLTELRKLVYLLAMRELNTHEQTDTFNELVVASLFRAKACEKVAKLNYKKNFSEYFLIGLLSLIDALLKRPMHLILRKMPLSEEIVQTINGVETEMTPYLQFSEALYKLDWDKLTELSQQLGLNQEKVFQIYDETEQWAREVIS
- a CDS encoding c-type cytochrome, translated to MKKLLLTATFSSALFLAACGGAEEESGNATPQPEGEKIVMQTCASCHGGQLQGMRKTPALNDVGARLSEEEILNVILNGTSNGMPGGLIKGEDAEKAAAWLAEQK